The following DNA comes from Lentibacillus sp. Marseille-P4043.
TCCATTACATCACCAATAAACATGTTCATTCGCTTACAGTCCGGGCACCAATCAGCAAAGAATTTAATAATGACAGGCTTTTCACTCTGAATAATTTCATTAAACTTTTCTTCTGTTTTTATTTGTTCCATCCTATCACCCCTTAGGTATGCTACTTCTATTGTATCGATTATAAGCTGGAATGTCTTATAGTTTGCTTCAATCCGTATATTCCACCCGGCCAAGAATGTATGCGACAAACAACCCAATCGCAAATGCTCCAATGCTTAGAAATAACAGTGACGTTGTTGTTGGCCACCCTGGAAAAACAACAGCAATAGAACCAATCACCAATCCGATTACCAAAGCAAACGTACCAATTCGATAGTTGCTTAGAAAGAAGTTAATGATTTTACTCATGACGACGATTCCGATCAAAATCCCCACACCTGTTACAGCAAGGATATCAAGTCGTAAATTACTAATCGCTCCAATAATTGTTGGATATACACCAATTAACAAAAGCATAAATGAGCCACTAATCCCTGGTAAAATCATCGCGCTACTAGCAATGAATCCGGAAAAAAATAACAAGATATAGGTGGACATCGTAATATCTTTTATTACTGCAGGTTCATCTGGTTGTAAAAATACCATAGAACCTATAAGTATGGCACCGATGACCAATAGCACAAAATGTTTCGTATGAAAAGTACTTTTAGCATCCGCTTGATGAAATAAGTATGGCAAAATCCCAATGA
Coding sequences within:
- a CDS encoding DUF368 domain-containing protein; translation: MEWKNIYRGMLMGASDVIPGVSGGTIAVLLGIYDRLIAAINGIFSKDWKKQLGFLIPLAIGVGTAILLLSRLIEWLFEHYAGPTQFFFLGLIIGILPYLFHQADAKSTFHTKHFVLLVIGAILIGSMVFLQPDEPAVIKDITMSTYILLFFSGFIASSAMILPGISGSFMLLLIGVYPTIIGAISNLRLDILAVTGVGILIGIVVMSKIINFFLSNYRIGTFALVIGLVIGSIAVVFPGWPTTTSLLFLSIGAFAIGLFVAYILGRVEYTD